The genome window TATTTTTTCATATTCATGCTTTAATATTTTAGCGTATAATCTGGCTTCATTTTCAATATTTATATTTATACTGCTTTGTTTCTCATTCAAAATTTAAGATGTAATTTTTATATGTGTAATTATTGATTCTCATACATCTCTTATATGGATTTTAAGTGAAGGTAGTATACTTGCAATAGGTACTGGTGTAGGAGTTATAATAAATATGTATATGATAACAAATATACATAAAATCCATAAAGTTCAAAAAAACTCTAAAAAAATGTATTATATTTATAAATATTACTGATATTCTTGTAAGTAGTAAAAAAAATTAGATATTTATCTGTTTTTATACACAAAAGAGTTTATACTGAATTTGAAAATAAAGTATTTTATTTTTATGTTTAACTGAATTAAAATAGTTTTTAATTAACTTTAGATATGCTCAAATAATTAGATAAAATAATTTTTATAAATAAAATAATATAATAATTATTTTACAATAATGTTTTGTATATTATTAAATTCTTAATGAGTATTATAAATCATCTATAATTTATTATTTCTTTTAACCTTTATGTCCATAATAGATGATAAATAAAAATCTAATGCTATATATAATCATTAGATTTTTATTTATAAAAGTATCATATACTATTGTCATTATTGAATAAGTTAATAATTAAGATGCTAATAATCGAAATAGATTTTTTATTTAACAGTGCTTTTTCTCAGACTATTATTAATTAAGATTTTTAACTTATTTAGTTTTGTGTTGAAGGTGTTATTAATTTATCCTCATCCTCAGGTTTTAAATCTAGATTTTCAGGAACATCTTGTTCTTTTTGCTGAGTTATGCCAGATTTTTCTTTTTCTGTATTTGATTGGTCTTTGTTACCTCCACAACCTATTGCAGTTACTGCTACCATAGATATTATTATTGCTATTGATAATTTTTTATTAATTTTCATACTCTTCTCCTTTAAGTTAAGTTTATTGTATTTCTAGTAATTTTATACTATATATAATTAGTATTTATTAAAAGTTAACCTATTAAAAATTGTTCATTAAATCTTTTTTTATAAGATTAGGTCATTCTTATTCTGATTTTAAGGCCACTATTGGCTGTAATTTAGATGCTTTGTTTGCAGGTGATATACCAAATATTACTCCCATAAATACTGCAAATCCTACTGCTACAAATACTACATTCCATGCTATATATGATTCAGCTCCTATAGAATTTAATATTGGCATAGAACCAAATATACCTATTAAGGAACCTATTATACTTCCTATAAAGCTTATCGTGAGAGATTCTACTAGAAACTGAGTCAATATAAACTTTCTTGGACATCCTAAAGCTTTTCTTATACCTATTTCTTTAGTTCTTTCTGTTACGGATACTAGCATCATATTCATTATACCTATACCAGCCACAAATAAAGATACACTTGCTATTGCTCCAACCATTAAGTTCATAATATCATCCATAGACTTCATAGATTCTAGCATTTCCTTATTACTTGACATATAAAAGTCAGTTGCTCCCATACCTTTTTTATTGAAATATGTTTTTATCTCACTCATTAATAATTTCACAGTATCATTTGAAGAAGCTTTTACATTTATTTTAGATATATCACTTAGACCTAAAATAACTTGTGATGTTTTAAAAGGGATATATATATTGTCATCTTCTGGACTCTCATAACTTTCATCAATTTTATTCAATACGCCTATAATTTTATAAGGTATAGCTTTTATGTTTATAGTCTTTCCAAGAGCATTTCCTGATGGAAATAAATCACTAGCAACCTTACTACCTAATACAGCTATTTTTGTTGATTTATCATCGTCAATTGGCATAATAAATCTTCCACTTTGAAGTTCACGATTATTTAATTTTGCATAATTTTCATCTGTTCCAACTATATTTCTATTGCTATCTTTTTTATCATAACTAACAGTTGCAGATTCACTTATTTCTGGTGATATTTCTTTTACATTAGCACTACCTTTTAGAACTTTCAAATCAAATTCGCTTATCTTTTTATCACCGTACACACTTATAGTTATAAGGTCTAAGGGCTTTGATTCAAAACTCTTATACATACTCTGTTTACTGCCTATAGATATAGTAACAAATAGGATTACACTAGCCGTACCAATCGATATACCCAATATAGTAAGAAATGAACGCAATTTATTGGACTTGATTTCTCTTAATGCCATCTTTATTATTGGAAAAAGGTTCATCTACGACACCTCCTATTCAAAAATTTCACCATCTTTTATTCTTATCATTCTTGTAGCATTTCTTGCTATGTCCATGTCATGAGTTATTATAACTATAGTTTTACCTTCTCTGTTTAGACCTTCTAATATATTAATTATTTCTTCACTCGTTTTACTGTCTAGCGCACCTGTTGGTTCATCAGCTAATAATATCTGTGGATTTGTAGCTAAAGCTCTAGCTATAGCCACCCTTTGTTGTTGACCTCCAGATAATTGATTTGGTTTATTGTGTTTTTTATCTTTTAATCCAACTCTACTGAGACAATCTAATGCTATTTTTCTTTGTTCTTTTGGTGTCTTACCTTGATATATAAGGGGTAATTCCACATTTTCTAAAGCAGATAGTTTACTTAATAAGTTGAAATTTTGAAATATAAATCCTATTGTCCTATTTCTTACTGTACTCAGTTCATCTTCATTTAGAGAAGTTATATTCTTACCATCCAATACATATTCCCCTTGTTCAGCTAAATCCAGACATCCTATAATGTTCATAAAAGTTGATTTTCCTGAACCTGATGGACCTATTATAGATACAAATTCTCCATGTTTTATATTCAATGAAACTTTTTTTAGAATTGTTATTTTTTCAGTTCCTATACTATAAGATTTAACTAAATCTCTGGCCTGTATTACATAATTACTCATAAATTATCACCTCTCTAATCTACTTGCCTATCCATATTTTGGTTTGATTCTGGATTTTCATTTGAACTTACAGGTGATTGTATACTTACAATTTCACCATCTGAAAGACCTTTTGTAACCTCTATACTTTCTGAATCACTTTCACCTACCTCTATGTATCTTTTTTCATTTGTTTTTACGATAGTTACATAATAACCTTTTTCATCTTTTTGAACTGTAGATATAGGTACTTTTAATATATTTTTACTTTCATGTACTAATATTGTACCTGTTACAGACATACCATCTATTAATTTTTGTAATATTAAATCTTCTTCTTGTAACCATCCAGTTGTTTTATCACTCAATTCGACCTTATACCAATTATATTTTTTATCGATTATATTAACTTTTTCACCTTGAACCAATTTTCTAAGATTTTTACTTCCTGATGAATTACTTTTTCTAAGGATTACCTCTTTCTTAGATATGTTTGACTTTATGTTTTCTTTTTCTAAACCTTTTGATTTAACTGTAGCTTTTGATACCCAACCTTCAGTGTTATTTTTTAATCTAATTTTGACCCAGTTATTTTTCTTTTCTAATATATAAAATACTTCTCCTTTTTCTATTTTATTTTCTTCCATATACTCTTTAGATGGACCTTTTCTAACAGTCACGTTTGAATGAGTATTTTCTCCTAATTCCATTACTGGATTATCCACTGATACAGTTATTGTATATGTAGGATTGTTACCTTCATTAGCTTTATTAGATACTTCAGTTATTTTACCGATGATATTGTCATCTGGAAATGCCTTTAATTTTACATTAACAGTTTGGTTTATTTGTAACTTAGATATATCATACTGGTTTGTTGATAATGTTATTATTATTGAATTTGAATTTGTTCCATTTTTATCGCTTAAAGAAACTTTTCCTCCTGCTTCTACAACTGTTTTTATATTTCCTCTTTGAACTTTTACAGTTTCATTCTCATTTATTATATTTTGCTGTTCGGCTTTTATATTATTGTTTTGGCTTATATATACCTGCAAAGTACCTAATAGACATAATGAAACAGCTGATATAACTAAAAATTTTTTTTGCCTTTTCATGAATTTATTCCTCCTTAAATATTATTTATTTTATAATTATATACTA of Clostridioides sp. ES-S-0054-01 contains these proteins:
- a CDS encoding ABC transporter permease: MNLFPIIKMALREIKSNKLRSFLTILGISIGTASVILFVTISIGSKQSMYKSFESKPLDLITISVYGDKKISEFDLKVLKGSANVKEISPEISESATVSYDKKDSNRNIVGTDENYAKLNNRELQSGRFIMPIDDDKSTKIAVLGSKVASDLFPSGNALGKTINIKAIPYKIIGVLNKIDESYESPEDDNIYIPFKTSQVILGLSDISKINVKASSNDTVKLLMSEIKTYFNKKGMGATDFYMSSNKEMLESMKSMDDIMNLMVGAIASVSLFVAGIGIMNMMLVSVTERTKEIGIRKALGCPRKFILTQFLVESLTISFIGSIIGSLIGIFGSMPILNSIGAESYIAWNVVFVAVGFAVFMGVIFGISPANKASKLQPIVALKSE
- a CDS encoding SH3 domain-containing protein, which translates into the protein MKRQKKFLVISAVSLCLLGTLQVYISQNNNIKAEQQNIINENETVKVQRGNIKTVVEAGGKVSLSDKNGTNSNSIIITLSTNQYDISKLQINQTVNVKLKAFPDDNIIGKITEVSNKANEGNNPTYTITVSVDNPVMELGENTHSNVTVRKGPSKEYMEENKIEKGEVFYILEKKNNWVKIRLKNNTEGWVSKATVKSKGLEKENIKSNISKKEVILRKSNSSGSKNLRKLVQGEKVNIIDKKYNWYKVELSDKTTGWLQEEDLILQKLIDGMSVTGTILVHESKNILKVPISTVQKDEKGYYVTIVKTNEKRYIEVGESDSESIEVTKGLSDGEIVSIQSPVSSNENPESNQNMDRQVD
- a CDS encoding ABC transporter ATP-binding protein, which translates into the protein MSNYVIQARDLVKSYSIGTEKITILKKVSLNIKHGEFVSIIGPSGSGKSTFMNIIGCLDLAEQGEYVLDGKNITSLNEDELSTVRNRTIGFIFQNFNLLSKLSALENVELPLIYQGKTPKEQRKIALDCLSRVGLKDKKHNKPNQLSGGQQQRVAIARALATNPQILLADEPTGALDSKTSEEIINILEGLNREGKTIVIITHDMDIARNATRMIRIKDGEIFE